The genomic window CAAGCATAAAAGCTTGAAAGGAGATGGCATGGGTAGTTAAAACTCAGCTAGTGTTGGTTTATTATTTACAGAGACTGCCGTTGGCGAATACTGTGTGTGGATTCTTCTAGATTTTCACTTAATGTGTAAAGTCACATGTTGACCTTCTCACTTTCTCACTGAgaaatttgtgtttaaaaaatgttGAGCTCATCCTAGAAATCCATGTAAAGTAGTGCATAAATGTGTGTACCTTAAACAAGAGGTGGGAGGAAACTTGGTTAACTGAATTGTGTGTGTGAAACACAAGCAGGTGTTTAGCAGAATGCATTTATGTGTTTAATGGTCACCATTCATTTTATTATGTGAAAAAGAGCAGCTCAAACATTCTGCAAAGCACCTTTTTTGTGTTCTACGACGATTTGAATGACTTTAAAGAAATAGTATACAGAAAAACTATGCTTatccttaggccatccaagatgtagatgagtttgtttcttcatcggaacagatttggagagattcagcattacatcacttgctcaccaatggatgctttgcagtgaatgggtgccgtcggaattagagtccaaacagttgataaaaacatcacagtaatccacaacacaaatctagtccatcaattaacatgtTTTGAGAGAAAAAGCTGTGatgttttattagctgtttggactcattatGGCGGCacacattcactgcagaggattcattggttaGCAAGTGATGCAATCCtaattttctccaaatctgtccTAATGTAACAAAACTACAATGGCTTTTTAGTGccgcataaaaacaaaaatgtaatattctcataatattttgagaataaagtcgtaatattttaataataaactcTAAATATTGcaggggaaaaaaatctaaatgtttcaagaataaagtcggaacttTTTGAGAATTTAAGTCGTAGAATTTaggttataatattttgagagtatagcctatatTGCTGCATTATTTACAGTGCACCAGCCACCCAGTAATCGCAATCATTTTGTGCAGTATAGCCTAATTTATATGTTACTGTATagccacattaaagagtgtgaaaaacacattattgtaatagacatattgtttgtatttcactataaaaatgacagattttgaaaggTGAGGGTTTGGAATACCTCCCAGTGCTCCCAGTCcgggccatttgcatgtgcaataaaatagaatatactctcaaaatattttaactttaatctcgtaattgctacgaattcattctcgtaattttgactttattctaataatatttcgactttattctcaaaacctttagactttatttttgtaatttcaactttattttcgaaatattatgacttagttttaattttattctcgtaatttcgacttcgttctcgaaatattttgactttattctcataatttcaaccttattctcttaatttcacattttttgtcttgaaatatttcagctttattcacaaaatatttcgactttgttctcataatttcaacttcattctcgggtcattccagctggaatcatcaaattttggaaaagttccccacctgacctcctcagacttgtctgaaaaaaatccatgtgatgggtaatatgcccaatagatcatatacaaaatttAAGATATCTTCTGCGCgtacttttttcacaaaaaaaatctgtaaaaaagtttgttttttaccccATTTTGGCGTCACACTCTGAGtgaccatgttcagactgaaatatctccagAACTAGTTGTGCCAGGTCCATGAAATTTTCTGGGCTAAGAATCCTAGTCTAGAACTGCATGAATTACACTCTATTGTCTGATGTCAAAGGATGTGAAAGACATGGTACATATCAGACCATTTAGCAAGTTTGAGGTTTATACATTGAAAATTGAGGTTTCTATGGACATCTGAAAACCCTTAAAATAATAGTTTCAAAGAAAAGTAGAGGGCCAGCATTCaggtgtaaattcagtaacaatgcatgtAATTCATGCAGTTCTAGACTAAGACTCTTAGCCCAGAAAATTTCATGGACCTGGCACAACTAGTTctggagatatttcagtctgaacatggtcaTTCAGACCGTGACGGCAAAACggggtaaaaaacaaacttttttacagattttttgtgaaaaaaaagtatgcacagtagagatctgaaattgtgtatatgatctattgggcatCTCGAGTCGTAATATTTCCctgttattttcataatttcaactttattttcgaaatattttttcgacttaattctcgaaatagtttgactttattttcataatttgaatattattctcttaatttcgacgttattcttgaaatatttcaactttattctcaaaacattttgactgtattctcataatatttagacttttatataaacattttcaatttatacttataatttcaactttattttttaaatattttgtctttttataatattttgactctttgttctcggaattttgactttattctcggaatttcgactttattgttgtaatattttgtctttattctcataatatttagacttttatataaacattttcaatttatacttataatttcaactttattttttaaatattttgtctttttataatattttgactctttgttctcggaattttgactattctcataatttcgactttattgttgtaatattttgtctttattctcataatatttagactattatataaacattttcaatttatacttataattacaactttattttttaaatattttgtctttttataatattttgactctttgttctcggaattttgactttattctcggaatttcgactttattgttgtaatattttgtctttattctcataatatttagactattatataaacattttcaatttatacttatttcaactttattttttaaatattttgtctttttataatattttgactctttgttctcggaattttgactttattctcataatttcgactttattgttgtaatattttgtctttattctcatatttagactataaacattttgaatttatacttataattacaactttattttttaaatattttgtctttttataatattttgactctttgttcttggaattttgactttattctcataatttcgactttattgttgtaatattttgtctttattctcataatatttagactattatataaacattttgaatttatacttataattacaactttattttttaaatattttgtctttttataatattttgactctttgttctcggaattttgactttattctcggaatttcgactttattgttgtaatattttgtctttattctcataatatttagactattatataaacattttgaatttatacttataatttcaactttattttttaaatattttgtctttttataatattttgactctttgttctcggaattttgactttattctcataatttcgactttattgttgtaatattttgtctttattctcataatatttagactattatataaacattttcaatttatacttataatttcaactttattttttaaatattttgtctttttataatattttgactctttgttctcggaattttgactttattctcggaatttcgactttattgttgtaatattttgtctttattctcataatatttaggctattatataaacattttgaatttatacttataattacaactttattttttaaatattttgtctttttataatattttgactctttgttctcggaattttgactttattctcggaatttcgactttattgttgtaatattttgtctttattctcataatatttaggctattatataaacattttcaatttatacttataatttcaactttattttttaaatattttgtctttttataatattttgactctttgttctcggaattttgactttattctcggaatttcgactttattgttgtaatattttgtctttattctcataatatttaggctattatataaacattttgaatttatacttataatttcaactttattttttaaatattttgtctttttataatattttgactctttgttctcggaattttgactttattctcggaatttcgactttattgttgtaatattttgtctttattctcataatatttagactattatataaacattttcaatttatacttataatttcaactttattttttaaatattttgtctttttataatattttgactctttgttctcggaattttgactttattctcataatttcgactttattgttgtaatattttgtctttattctcataatatttagactattatataaacattttgaatttatacttataattacaactttattttttaaatattttgtctttttataatattttgactctttgttcttggaattttgactttattctcggaatttcgactttattgttgtaatattttgtctttattctcataatatttagactattatataaacattttcaatttatacttataatttcaactttattttttaaatattttgtctttttataatattttgactctttgttctcggaattttgactttattctcataatttcgactttattgttgtaatattttgtctttattctcataatatttagactattatataaacattttgaatttatactcataattacaactttattttttaaatattttgtcttttttataatattttgactctttgttctcttaattttgactttattctcgtaatttcaactttattcttgtttccactttattctcaaaatattacgactttaatctcataatcttagatttgattttatttttaatgtggcactaaaatgccgccataaaaaaacaacaacttatcTATATTGTGAATTTGTCTTTTTTTGGgtaaacaaattttcatttttgctgaAACTTGTAGTTTTTGCTCTCATTGACATGTGTCCAGATGGCCGACGGTGAGGTTGTGAACGGCTCTGCGGATAACCAGGATGTGGCGCCGTCGAGTAAGAAATCTGGACGTGCTTCGCTGCTCGATAGCGGGGAAGACTTTACAATGCTGGATGATGTGGAAGACGACGTGGATGACGACCTCCCGCCTTTAGAGGACGCAGGTGGAGGAAAGAAGAAAGACAGTCCTGCTAAAGACGCTACAAAAGCAGATCAAACGCCTTCTATAGAACAGGAAGAGTGGCTGGATGTTTTAGGTACCTTTTTTACACCTTTTGTAGTCATTGTGGTGGCAATAATTCATTAAATGATAGAGATGAACACTAGAGTGGGCAAAAATCTAGATGTAAAGAATGATGGTGATTTTGAGCTCGTTTTATGATATTTGCTGTTCGAACACACAGGAAATGGGCAGCTGAGAAAGAAAGTTGTGGAAGCCGGAGCCGGTCCAGACAGCAGACCCCAGAGAGGCCAAAATGTCACAATACATCTTAAAACCACTCTTACTGATGGAACTGTGGTAGAAGAGCAGCCAAACTTATCTTTTACACTTGGTGATGGGGATGTCCTTcaggtattatattatattatattatatgtgaccctgggccacaaaaccagacataagggtcatttttgtgaaattgagattgttaggataggacaatatttggctgagatacaactatttgaaaatctggaatctgaaggtgcaaaaaaaacctaaatattgagaaaatcgcctttaaagttcttaacaatgcatattactaatcaaaaattcagtttttaaatatttacggtaggaaatttacaacatatcttaatggaacactatctttatttaatatcctaatgatttttgccataaaaaaaatcaatcattttgaaccatacaatgtatttttggctattgctacggatatacctatgctacttatgactgcttttgtggttttaaacattagttttatttatacttttaatttttttttttttttcaggaccctcaattgttttctaaaaataaattattaagaaTTATTAAAACATGTCTTATTGTTCCTATTCTAATTAGGCACTGGATCTTACTGTACAGCTGATGGAAATGGGTGAAAAGGCGTTGATAGAAGCAGATGCTAAATATGCATATGGTGCTCTTGGCAGGTTagtaataataaatttattataatttttatatctaatttacatttttatattattttattggtgttttattgaaaatgtgtttctttattttgtatctgtttttttaaatcttatttggTCTTTTTATTTAATATCTTACTGTATTTTATATCTTGTCTTATATTTTATTggatctttatttaatttttatatcttatctaatttttttataacttgttttgtctttattttattctttgattttttttaaagatcttatttaatctttatttatttatatatttatttataatcttTACAGAACTGCTTGTATAACAGGTCCCTTCATTGTGTTCCCAATTATTACCAGCAGATGGAGCGGCAGACCCCCAAATCAGAACAGAGTGTTCAAAAactatttcatataaataatttctgaaaaaaaacagttttcaacattgaaaaaaTAGGAATTGTTTATTCTGtatgaaatcagcatattagaatgatttctgaaggatcacatgactgaagactggagtaatgatgctgtaaatttagctttgcatcacagaaataaattacatttcaaaatatatgaacataaaaaacttatttttttctaaaatatagtAGCACTTCACAATATAACTTTTTTCAAGTATTTATGATTGAATATTTGGTCTTATTTTTATACAGAAGTGTACATGGGGGaaagtggggtgatttgtgccaggggggaagaaattggtcatgtgaccacatacttttgaagagccatccaatttacctaTCCCTCAAAGAAGAGAGACACGTGGCATGAGGGCaaagcacattttagctcaaaaaactgttttttgcctttcaaagtaaaatttatgtgatcaaggttttttgattgttgcgtctgaacaattatagacacgtttgaaaatatttcacacatgttttagtgctttagtaggctacacagtgagtctatacagttagcataatgttagtctttcaaaattgtcggtctggggtgatttgtgccaaaggggcagGGTTAAGTTGTGCCAGTGGGATGTTAAGTAATAGTCCGGATGTAGACCAAGGctgaccaaccctgttcctggagatctacttacctacagactttagttccagtcctgctcccacacagctgtctgtaattatcacatgctacctaagagattaattagctggttcaggggtgtttgattagggttggagctgaactttgtaggatggtagatctccaggaacagggttggtgaTCCCTGATCTAGATCTACATACCCACAGAGATAATCTGTATAAGGAGAtgagcgtgcctcatcagtgtttgatttacctgccgtttgtcagttttttaagtggcctaagtcacaatgggatgttcagaaatgttcataAGAAAGTAACTTCTTTCCTgtatgttacataattgacagacagcgttgtaattattcacaaatatcatatattgtgtatttgagtttttttgtgttttccgaaaaagtagaaaatatgacatgccaatagtttaatagggtaacgatatctaaatatttttatattataatatctcaattttgtattgaatttgtcttgattttatatagcattacagttcatgacattaaaatgttctttttaacttaaataatcactggcacaatttaccccaaAGGCACAAAGGCAAGTTGTGCCACGAGaccacttttttttctgaaagctataattctgaatcggtttatttcagatccaaagttattgttcccggggatgcaccacatcctgaaatatatgtacatgcttaAGTTGGAGGGATgactgtcatggcttcactataaagtcactttgagtaaaaactggcacaactcaccccactttCCCCTATGTGACACATCCTCATTTCACATCCTCTGTGTGACTCTTAACCCTGTCCATCTCCTCCATCAGCTCTACTCCTGCTGTTCCTCCTGATGCTGATCTCATCCTGGAGGTTCAGCTGTTGTCGGCTGATGAAGCTTCAGACCTGGAGCTTATGCCTCCTTCTGAGAGAATCAGTTTGGCCAACAGTAAGCGAGAGCGAGGAAACGTCCACTACCAGCGCGCCGACTACGCCTTTGCCATCAACTCCTA from Garra rufa chromosome 7, GarRuf1.0, whole genome shotgun sequence includes these protein-coding regions:
- the LOC141338096 gene encoding peptidyl-prolyl cis-trans isomerase FKBP8-like; protein product: MADGEVVNGSADNQDVAPSSKKSGRASLLDSGEDFTMLDDVEDDVDDDLPPLEDAGGGKKKDSPAKDATKADQTPSIEQEEWLDVLGNGQLRKKVVEAGAGPDSRPQRGQNVTIHLKTTLTDGTVVEEQPNLSFTLGDGDVLQALDLTVQLMEMGEKALIEADAKYAYGALGSSTPAVPPDADLILEVQLLSADEASDLELMPPSERISLANSKRERGNVHYQRADYAFAINSYGIALQITEATFRVDISQQEEEELLDMKVKCLNNMAAAQLKLDHYEAALRSCVSVLAHQPDNVKALFRKGKVLALQGEYAEAIKTLKRALKLEPSNKTIHAELSKLVKKHSEQKGAEQAMYKKMLGNPTNASVQKHRAKSSWVHSTLRKSLRIGNTPRCDDCLKPYRITPIYWLMARSSTSRLT